TGGCCCACATGGGGCAGAACGCGGTCGGACATGGGCGCCAGCTCTTCGGCGGGGGCCACGCCGGAGAGCACGCCGATGGTGCGCATCCCCGCCGCGCGCCCGGCGCGCAGGTCGTGTAGGCTGTCGCCCACCATGGCCACTTCGTGGGGGGCCAGGCCGAACTGGTCGCAGAAGGCGAGCAACATGCCCGGGTCGGGTTTCGCGCCGAAGCCGCTGTCATAGCCGAGCACCAGGTCGAAATGGTCCAGAACGCCCGCGTCGCCCAGATGGGCGCGCGCGCCTTCCTCGGAATCGTTGGTGGCCAGCCCAAGGAGCAGGTGACGCGCGGCGAGCCAGTCCATCAGCGGCGGCAGCGGCGCGGCCTCGGCCAGGGTCACGGTGTTGGCGCGGGCCTGAAGCTCCAGCAGCACGTCCTCTTCCTCCCGCTCCGGCAGGTGGGGTGTGAGCAGGACGGCGATCTCGGCGCTGGTTCCGGCGATCGCGGGGCTGTCGGGATGGAACTGCCGCAGCATCAGGTCATAGCCCACCGCATCGGCCAGCCGCATCGCCAGCGCCCCGTCGCCCCCGGCGAGATGAAGCAGCGCATCGGCGGCCCAGCCGCTCCACGTTTCGTGGAAGTCGAACAGCGTGCCGTCCTTGTCGAATATGATGGCACGCAGCACGGCGTCACCCCTTGTCCTGACGGCGCCGCGCCCCTGCGCGCCTGCCGGTTTGCCACCCCTTTCGCCGGGTCCGGACCGCACGGTCCCCTGCGCAGGGAGAGAGGCGCGCCACGTCCGTGGCGAGCCGAGACGCGTGTGCCGCATATGGCCCCCATGGCGCGTCGCGGCAGCCCATGGGCGGCAGAATGCCGCGTTTTTCAACGACTTTCGCGATGCGTACCACAGGATACTGCCGCATTCCATGACATCGTGCAAAAGCGAAACATTCCGCGCCGCGAATCGTGCGGAACGCGCCCGGCGCGTTAACCTTTCGGTCCGGAAAGGGTTAACGAATGCGCGCCGCGCGCGGGCCCGTGATCTCACGAATGCGCGAGGTCCGCGCTCAGGTCCAGTGCATCTGCGCCCCGCCCGGCAGGGCCGCCAGGGCGCGCATCGGCGCGTCGTAGGCCCGCCCCTGGGCATCGCAGAACCCGATCACCCAGGCATCGTCCATCAGCAGAAAATCCAGAACGGAAACAAGGAATTGCGGGTCCTGCGCCTGGGCTCGGACGGTGGCGACATCACTGCCCGTGGCCCCCAGGAACACCCCCATGAGATCCTCCTGAGACGCGATCCAGCCCAGGGCTTCGAGGGCGAGGGCTTCGGCTGCTTCTTGCTGCATCGGGAACTCCTTCGGGCGGTGGCAACACTTTGTTAACCAAACGGGCGCTAACAGTCATGACCACAACGTAAATCGGAGGTGAACATGTCCGGCAAGATCCTCGTAGTCGATGACGTTGCGACGAACCGGATCGTCATGAAGGTCAAGCTCGCCACCGCATGTTACGATGTCCTGCAAGCCGACAACGGCGCCAGCGCGATAAAGATGGCGCACGAGGCCCAGCCGGACCTGATCCTGCTCGATGTGCTGATGCCGGACATGGACGGATACACGGTGTGCGAACGGCTGAAAGCCGATCCCGAGACCGCCCATATCCCGATCATCATGATCACCTCGCTCAACGATACCGAGGCGCGGGTGCGCGGGCTGTCCTGCGGCGCGGACGAGTTCCTGACCAAGCCGGTGACGGAGTTGACCCTTCTGGCGCGGGTGCGCAGCCTGCTCCGGGCCCATTCGCGCGAGACCGATTTCCCAATACCGGTCGCGGGGGCGGCGGCCCAGGGGTTCGCGGAAGGGCCCGCGCCGTTCAAGCTTGCCCAGACCGATTGTGTCGGGCTGCTGCTGGCAGAGGGCGGGATGGGACCGGGTTGGGCCAACGGGCTTGCCGGGCTGATCCGCGAGGATATCCGGATGTTCACCCTGTCCCAGGCCCTGGAGGCCAGCAAGGACCAGCCGGAAGTCTTCATCATCGAAGCGGATCCGCGGCGGCTGGGCTCCAGCCTCGGCATCCTGACCGACCTGCGGTCGCGCCCGGCCACGCGGCAAAGCCGACAGATCTTCATTCTGCCCCAGGGCGAGACCGAACTGGCCGCGCGGGCGCTGGACCTGGGGGCCGATGACGTGGTCTTTGCCCCCATCGCGGTGGAGGAAATGGCCGTGCGCCTGCGCGCCCAGCTCCAGCGCAAGCGGGCGAACGACCAGTGGCGCAGCGAGGTGTCCGACCGGCTGCGCCAGGCGGTGATCGACCCGCTGACCGGGCTCTACAATCGCCGCTTCGCGCTCGGGCAGCTGTCCAACATCGCGCAGGAGGCGCTCAAGACCCATCGCACCTTCGCGGTACTGCTCCTGGATTTCGACCATTTCAAGAAGATCAATGACGCCTATGGCCATGCCGCCGGCGACAAGGTTCTGGCCGAGACCGCGACGCTGCTGCGCACGCGGCTGCGCTCGCTCGACGTGATCGCGCGGATCGGGGGCGAGGAATTCCTGATGGTCCTGCCCGACACCGATCTCGACGAGGCCCGGCGGGTGGCGGAGCGGTTGCGCGCCAGCATCGACGACCATCCGATCGCCCTGCCCCATGGCAAGGGCAGCATTCCCGTCACCATCAGTATCGGGCTGGCGATCGGCGGAGCGGCGGCGCCCGAGGCCAGCGTGTCCGAGTTGCTGGAAACCGCGGACCGGGCGCTTTATGCGGCCAAGTCCGAAGGCCGCAACCAGGTCTCGGTCGGCACGGTCCGCTCGGCCGCCTGAGGCCCGGCACCTCGTCACGCCAGCGCGCCGCCGCCTTGGCGGCAGGCGCTCCGAACCGCTTGCCGCCCGCAGAGTGCCGGACCGGCCCTGGGCGGTCTTGGAGCAACCGGAAAAGCGCGACAGCGCTTCGCGACATCCCGCCGCAAGTCAATCTGTCAGGCAGCTTTCTTGAAAGCGCTTTTGTAAGGTGGGGATGCGAACAGGGGTTTGGGAGCTCCGGAATGACACATGACACCGACACGGAGGAGCGTCTGCTCCGTCCGTCCCTGGTCCGCGGGTGGCGGCGGCGCTGCCCGAATTGCGGCTCGGGGCCGATGATGCGCAGCTACCTCAAGGTCCGCGGCAGCTGTGCTGTCTGCGGCCAGCAGCTTGACGGGCACCGCGCGGATGATGGGCCGGCCTATCTCACGATCCTGATCGTGGGGCACCTGATGGCGCCGCTGCTGCATTGGTATTTCGTGACCTTCCGGCCCGATCCGCTGAACATCGTGGCGATCTTCTCGGTGGGCTGCGTGGCCTTGTCGCTCTACTTGCTGCCGCGTCTGAAAGGGGCCATGATCGGCTACCAATGGGCGCGCCGGATGTATGGCTTCCGCGGGGTGGAGGAGACTCCCTCCTGAGCCCAGGCCGCGCCGGAGGAGCCATGGACAAGACTGCGATCCGCCATGCCGCGACGGTGATCCTGATCCGCGACGAGGACAGCGACACGCCCCGCGTCCTGATGGGGCAGCGCGGCGAAAAGGCGGCGTTCATGCCGTCGAAATTCGTCTTTCCCGGCGGGGCGGTGGACCCGGAGGACAGCGCGCAATCCCTGTTTCAGGACACCCATGCCACCTGCCGGGAGAAGCTCGCCAAGGATGCCCGCGGCTGCACACCCGAAGCTGTCTTCGCCGCGGCCATAAGGGAGCTTTGGGAGGAGACCGGGCTGCGGCTGGGTCGGCCTGGGCGGCCTTCGGCGCATGGCGCGCTGCAAGACAGCTGGGCCAGCTTCCTGGCCAGTGGGGCGGCGCCGACCGCGGCCCCCTTGCGCTTCGTCTTCCGGGCGATCACGCCGCCGGGCCGCCCGCGCCGGTTCGATGCGCGGTTCCTGCTGGCCCCGGCCAGCGCGCTGATGGACGATCCGGACGATTTTTCCAAGGCCTCGGACGAGTTGAGCCATTTGCACTGGGTGCCCCTGCGCGAGGCGCGGGCGCTGGATCTGCCGTTCATCACCGAGGTGGTGCTGGGCGAGGTCACGGCGGCCCTGCCCCGGCTCGACCCGCCCGAGACCGTGCCGTTCTTTCACCACGACGCGCAGCTTTCGCGGTTCGAGCGGCTGTGATCGCGCGAACCTAGAACGGCATCGGATGCGCCCTGTGGGCGGCGTCGATCTCGGCCAGCACCTCCGGCGACAGGCGCAGGTCCAGACCGTCGAGGATATGAGCCAGCTGGTCCCGCGTGGTCGCGCCGAAGATCACCGAGCCCATGAAGGGCCGCTGCGCGCACCACGCGAGCGCCATATGGGTCATGTCGAGCCCGTGGGCCTCGGCGATGGCGGCATAGGCGTCGACCGCGCCCCAGACCCGGTCCGTCACCCGCCCGCCCAGCGCGCCGTTGAGCGACATGCGGGAGCCTTCGGGCACCGCGCCGCCCCGGTACTTGCCCGTCAGCAGCCCCGTGGCCAGGGGCGAGAAGGCCAGCAGCCCGACCTCTTCGTTGACCGACAACTCCGCCAGATCGGTGTCGTAGAGCCGTGCGAGCATGGAATACTCGTTCTGGACCGACACCACCCGGGGCAGGCCGTGGGTCTCGGCCACGCGCAGCCATTGGGCGGTGCCCCAGGCGCTCTCGTTGCTCAGCCCGATATGGCCGACCTTGCCCGCGGCCACGAGGCGGTCGACGGTTTCCAGCACCTCCTCGATATGGGCGAGCGTGTCGGACTTGTTCTGCCCA
The Dinoroseobacter shibae DFL 12 = DSM 16493 genome window above contains:
- a CDS encoding DUF3572 domain-containing protein; translated protein: MQQEAAEALALEALGWIASQEDLMGVFLGATGSDVATVRAQAQDPQFLVSVLDFLLMDDAWVIGFCDAQGRAYDAPMRALAALPGGAQMHWT
- a CDS encoding aldo/keto reductase, whose translation is MQKHPIGRGGPDVTRFCLGTMTFGTQTGQADAHAQITMALEAGLNILDTAEMYPVNPVSAETVGLTETIIGAWNAANPGRRGEYVLATKVSGEGLKAVRDGAPISRATIETAVEASLRRLQTDHIDIYQLHWPNRGSYHFRQNWTFDPSGQNKSDTLAHIEEVLETVDRLVAAGKVGHIGLSNESAWGTAQWLRVAETHGLPRVVSVQNEYSMLARLYDTDLAELSVNEEVGLLAFSPLATGLLTGKYRGGAVPEGSRMSLNGALGGRVTDRVWGAVDAYAAIAEAHGLDMTHMALAWCAQRPFMGSVIFGATTRDQLAHILDGLDLRLSPEVLAEIDAAHRAHPMPF
- a CDS encoding NUDIX hydrolase, which encodes MDKTAIRHAATVILIRDEDSDTPRVLMGQRGEKAAFMPSKFVFPGGAVDPEDSAQSLFQDTHATCREKLAKDARGCTPEAVFAAAIRELWEETGLRLGRPGRPSAHGALQDSWASFLASGAAPTAAPLRFVFRAITPPGRPRRFDARFLLAPASALMDDPDDFSKASDELSHLHWVPLREARALDLPFITEVVLGEVTAALPRLDPPETVPFFHHDAQLSRFERL
- a CDS encoding DUF983 domain-containing protein → MTHDTDTEERLLRPSLVRGWRRRCPNCGSGPMMRSYLKVRGSCAVCGQQLDGHRADDGPAYLTILIVGHLMAPLLHWYFVTFRPDPLNIVAIFSVGCVALSLYLLPRLKGAMIGYQWARRMYGFRGVEETPS
- a CDS encoding HAD family hydrolase, whose translation is MLRAIIFDKDGTLFDFHETWSGWAADALLHLAGGDGALAMRLADAVGYDLMLRQFHPDSPAIAGTSAEIAVLLTPHLPEREEEDVLLELQARANTVTLAEAAPLPPLMDWLAARHLLLGLATNDSEEGARAHLGDAGVLDHFDLVLGYDSGFGAKPDPGMLLAFCDQFGLAPHEVAMVGDSLHDLRAGRAAGMRTIGVLSGVAPAEELAPMSDRVLPHVGHLPDWVGEQRLPVRARQALA
- a CDS encoding diguanylate cyclase, producing MSGKILVVDDVATNRIVMKVKLATACYDVLQADNGASAIKMAHEAQPDLILLDVLMPDMDGYTVCERLKADPETAHIPIIMITSLNDTEARVRGLSCGADEFLTKPVTELTLLARVRSLLRAHSRETDFPIPVAGAAAQGFAEGPAPFKLAQTDCVGLLLAEGGMGPGWANGLAGLIREDIRMFTLSQALEASKDQPEVFIIEADPRRLGSSLGILTDLRSRPATRQSRQIFILPQGETELAARALDLGADDVVFAPIAVEEMAVRLRAQLQRKRANDQWRSEVSDRLRQAVIDPLTGLYNRRFALGQLSNIAQEALKTHRTFAVLLLDFDHFKKINDAYGHAAGDKVLAETATLLRTRLRSLDVIARIGGEEFLMVLPDTDLDEARRVAERLRASIDDHPIALPHGKGSIPVTISIGLAIGGAAAPEASVSELLETADRALYAAKSEGRNQVSVGTVRSAA